Below is a window of Corallococcus silvisoli DNA.
GCCGCGGCCCCCGCGCTGGGCGGAGTCCGCCCGTCGGCGGCCCCGAGCCGGAACCTCAGCGACGGCGGAGACCTCAGCCGGAGTTTCCGGCGGGATGCCCCGGGCCGGGGCGGCGGCGGGATGAGCAAGAAGCGCGCGGCCGAGGAGGAGAGCCTCGATGATGCCCCGATGATGGACCTGTCATCGGACCTCTCGGACGGCGAGGGCGGCGGCGGGGAGTCGCGGCGCACGAGGGCCCTGGAGCCCGCGGACAGCCTGTTCGACTACGACTCGCTGACGCTGGCCCCTCCGGGCGCTCCAGCCGAGCGCGGCCGGCTGACGCCCCGGCCGGCGCTCATCACGCAGGCGAGGCTGTCCGTCACTTCCGTGAGTCTCCAGGTCGAAGTGGTGCGCCTGGAGGCCCAGGCCTTCGTCACCGCCGAGTCCGTGAACACCGTGCCGCCGCCCACGTGGGCGGTGGCGCCGCGCGACTCCGCCCGGCACTTCGACGCGCGCTTCGACGCGGAGGCGGTCGCGGACGTGCCCGCCGACGGCGCGTGGCACACGGTGCCCATGCTGACGGTGCCCCTGGAGTTCCGCGCCGAATACGTCTGCGTGCCTTCGGTGGAGCCGCGGGTCTTCCGCACGGTGCGCCTGGACAATCGGACACCGCACCCGCTGCTCGCGGGGCCCGTGGACGTGACGCTCGGGGATGAGTTCCTGATGACCTCTCCGCTGCCCACGCTCGGGCCCGGCGAGACGCAGCGGCTGGGATTGGGCGTGGAGGAAGCGATCCAGGTGGCGCGCAACACGCGCTTCGAGGAAGCGACGGGCGGCATGTTCGGCAACAACACCGTCCTCACGCACCACGTCTCCGTGGAGGTGACCAACCACCTCGCGCGTCCCGCGACGCTCGCCATCTCCGAGCGCATCGGCGCGGTGCCCGAGTCCCAGAAGGACCTCAAGGTCGAGGAGGCGGAGGTCATCCCGCCCTGGCAGAAGCCCACGCCCCTGCCCGGAGAGGTCGCGGTGGAGGGCGAGCGGGTCTGGCGCATGAGCATGCCCGCCGGAGAGAAGCGTTCGATGAAGGCGACATGGGTCGTGAAGCTGCCCGGCAACAAGATGCTGTACGGCGGGAACCGGAGGACATGATGCGCACTTCCATTCTGTTGCCCCTGGTCAAGGTGACGGTCCTGGAGGACCGGGCCCTCATCGAGCGCACCGGCGAGGTGACGCTGCCTCCGGGCCCGTGCCGCCTCGCGGTGGACGGCCTGCCGGCGGTGGCCGTGGACCGCTCGCTTCAAGCGAAGCTCTCAGGTGGCGTGGTGACCCAGGCCAGCCTGCGCCGCTCGATGCGCGCGGTGCTCCCGGAGGCCCTGCGCGAACACGCCACGGAGCTGGCCCGCCGCGCCTTCGAGCGCGAGCAGGAGCTGGAGCGCGCGCAGGCGGAGGTCGGTCGCCTGGAGACGCGGCGCGACCTGCTGGAGGCCGCGCGGACCGAGGTCTTCCGCGCCATCAGCGAGCGCACCGGCGCGGGCGAGGCGGATCCGACGCGCTGGAAGGAACAGCTCGAAACGCTGCGCAAGGAGCAGGCCGCGACGGACGACACGCTCTGGCAGGCCCGGCGCTCCGCGGCGCGCCTCCAACGCCAGCATGAGCAGGAGACCCGCGAGGTGCTGGCGCGCACGGCTCCCGCCGAGCCCACGGTGGACGTGCGCGCGGAGCTGGACGTGAGCCACGCGACGGGCGGGCCGGTGACGTTGACGCTGACGTACCTGGTGCCCTGCGCCGCATGGCGGCCCGCGTATCGCGCGGCCCTGAGCCTCGCGGACGAGGGCTCGACGGTGGCGTTGGAGTGCGAGGCCGTCGTCTGGCAGAACACGGGCGAGGCCTGGAAGGACGTGACGCTGGCCTTCTCCACGGCGCGCCCCACGCTGGGTGCCACGCCCCCCAGGCTCGAGGAGGACTGGCTGTCCCTGCGGGACAAGACAGCGCGAGAGAAGCAGGTGGTGGAGGTCTCCGTCCGCGAGGAGTCCATCCAGACGACCGGCGAGGCCGGGACCTCGAAGGCCGCGGATGCGCTGCCCGGCATGGACGACGGCGGAGCGCCGGTGACGCTGTCCACGCCCCACAAGGTCACGGTGCCGTCGGACGGCGAGGCGCACCGCGTGGCGCTGTTCGCGTTCACGGCGCCCGCGACGTCGGAGCTGGTGGCCTGCCCGGAGCAGTCGCCGCTGGTGCACCGGGTGGCGCGGTTCGCCAACACGGGGCCGACGGTGCTGATGGCCGGGCCGGTGGACCTGGTGCGCTCGAAGGGCTACGTGGGCCGCGCGCAGCTCAAGTTCGCGGGCCGGGGCGAGCGCGTGAAGCTGGGCTTCGGCAGCGAGGACTCGCTGCGCGTGTCACGGCAGGCGGAGTCGAGCGAGGAGGTCGCGCGCATCACCAGCCGGCGCACGAACACGGAGCGGGTGAAGCTGTTCGTCTCCAACATGGGGGCGATGCCGGCGAACCTGGTGGTGGAGGAGCGCATGCCGGTGTCCGAGGTGGAGGCCGTGGAGGTGGCGCTGCTCAAGGACGCCACGAAGCCCGCGCCCACGAAGGTGAGCGACGACGGCATCGTGCGCTTCGAGTTGAACGTCCCGCCGCGCTCCCGGCAGACGGTGTCCTTCGGCTTCACGGTGGCCCGCTCCGGGAAGGTCTCGGGCCTGTAGGAGAGAGTCCACGCCATGCCCTTCGCGACGAAGTCCGGCCGCCGCATCCACTACGAGGTCCAGGGACGTGGGCCTCCCCTGCTCCTCCTGCACGGCCTGCTCCAGCTGGGCTCGCACTGGGCCCTCAAGGGGTACCTGCCCGCGCTGACGGAGGCGTACACCGTGGTGACCTTCGACTCGCTGGGGCACGGGCGGAGCGAAGCGCCCCACGACCTGGAGGCCTACAGGCTGCGGCACCGGGTGGAGGACGTGCTGTCGGTGCTCGACACGCTGTCCATCGGCAGGGCCCAGGCGTGGGGCTATTCGATGGGCGGTTGGACGCTGTGCGGGCTGGCCGCCGCCGCGCCGGAGCGGCTGACGTCCTACGTGGTGGGCGGTTGGGATCCCGTCGTCGGGCTGCCCATCGCCTACGCGGCCCTGGCGAAGCAGCTCAAGTCGTCCGAGGAAGTGGATTGGTTCCACGTGCTCCTGATGGGCGCGCGGCGAGCCCCGGAGCTGGCGGAGGCCATCGACGCGGGCGACCTGGAGGCCCTGCGCCTGTGCCTGAGGGCCTGCGAGGACTCAGCGGGCCAGGATGAAGCGCTGGTCCGCTCCGGGCGACCGGGGCTCTTGTACTGCGGGGAGAAGGACCCGTACCACGACGCCATGAAGGGGGTGGCGGAGCGGGCGGGCGCGGCCTTCGCCACCATCGAACACGCGGACCATGGTGGAGCCTGGGCGAAGGCCCCCAAGGTGCTGCCGCACGTCCTGCCGTTCCTCGCGTCGACCGCGTCGAAGTGACCCCCGGCCTGACCGGGGCGCGGGTGAGACCGCGCGCCCGCTCCGGCGCGGCTCAGCGCAAGGGCGCCACCAGCTGGCGGAGCTGGTTCTTCGCGGCGGACTCCGGGACACGCCGGAAGAGCGCATCGCGGACAAAGCGAGCGGCCGTGCTCTCCCACTGGGCCATCCGTCCCACCTGGTGTGAGCGCACGACCATCGCGTTGGCGCGCTTCACCCGGATGGCCTCGTAGGCGCGCAGCGCGTCCTCCACGCTCCCGGGAGCCGTCAGACACTCCGCCAGCACCACGCCGTCCTCGATGGCCTGACATCCCCCCTGCCCCAGGTTCGGGGTCATCGGGTGCGCGGCGTCTCCCAGGAGCGTCACCCGTCCGCGGCTCCAGTGCGCCAGCGGCGGCCGGTCGTGGATGTCCGTGCGCAGGACGCGCTCGGGAGGCGTCGCCGCGAGCAGTCGCGCGATGGGCGCATGCCACCCCGCGAAACGCTCCTGGAGGACCGCGAGCGTCTGGCCCGGAGCATCCTCCGCCCCCGCGGGGGCGTTGAGCGTGGCGTACCAGTACACCTCGCCGTGACCGATGGGCACGATGCCGAAGCGCGCCCCGGGCCCCCACGTCTCGATCATCTGGCCCGCCGTGACCCACTCCGCGCCCGGGCAGACGCCACGCCAGCTGGTGTAGCCGGAGTACCGCGTGGGCTCGTCGCCCCGAAGGCCGGAGCGCACGACGGAGCGCAGGCCATCCGCGCCCACCAGCACGTCGCCGGAGACGGTGGTGCCGTCGGACAGCGACACCGTGACGTGCCCCTCCGCGTCCTGGAAGCCCGTCACCGACACGCCCAGCCGCACGGCGTCCTCGGGGCCCGCATGGGCGCGCAGGACGGCCTGGAGGCGGGCGCGGTGGATGGCGACCATCGGGGCATCCAGCTCCTGCTGGAGCGAGCGCACGTCGACGCGGCTGATGCGTCGCCCCGCCAAGTCGAGGATGAGGGTCTGCTCGGGCCGCTCGCCTTCCGCCACGACGGCGTCACACAGGCCGATCCTGCGCAGGGCGAGCGCCGCGTTCATCTGCACGATGATGCCCGCGCCGACCTGCCGCAGCGCCTCCGCGCGCTCGAACACCGTGGCGCGAACGCCGGCCCGCTGGAGCGCGCACGCCAGCGTGAGGCCGCCAATGCCCGCGCCCGCGATGAGGACATGGCGGGAGGACGGAGGCGCGACGAGGGGAGGAGTCATGGTGGGCCTCGCGGGAAGGCCGGGGCTGGCGCTCAACCGAACCAGCGGCCGGAGTCAGGCGCGAAGACTCGCACGCGCTCCAGGAGTGAGGCGGGGAGGCGGGCCTGGAGGGTCGCATGGACCTGCGCGGGGCTGTAAGCCTGACTGAAGTGCATCAGGACCAGGGCCTCGTTCTGGAAGCGGTCGGCCATGGCGGCGATCTCCTCCAGGTGGATGTGCGCCCGCTCCTGCGCGTCGCGCACGGTGCGCTCCGAGTCAATGAACGTGCACTCCAGGATGAGCACGCGGCTGTCGAACAGGGACGGCTGGCGCTCCAATACATTGGAGAGCGTGTCGGTGCAGTAGGCCAGCTCCAGGCGCTCGACTTCATCGAACAGGGGCTCACCGGCCTGCCTCCGGCGGCCGATCTCCGCTGGAGGCAGCTCGCGGTACTCGGCCTTGAGCTTGGCGACGCGGCGGAGGAACTGGTAGCCCAGCGAGGGCACGGGGTGGTGCGTGCGAAAGGCGCGCACCCACAGGTCCTGCTGCACCTTCACGGTGTCGCCGGGCCGCAGGGGAACGGTGCGGATGTCCGACTTCATGCGGTGCAGCCGCCCCAGGGCCGCGAGCGCCTCCTGCACGGGCGCTTCGATCTCCGCCGGAAGGTAGACGAACGGAGGCCCCTTCCCCACGAGCGCGCGGATGCCCAGGAGCGAGCCCAGGGCGCTGGCGTGGTCCGCGTGGCCATGGCTCAGGAAGATGCGGTCGGTGCCAGCGAAGGACCGGATGGGGATGCCGGCATCCAGCAACACCCCCAGCTCCGGGACCAGGAGCGACGTGTACACGCCGCCCACGGACACACCGCGCACGGTATAGGGGCCCGCCTGCACTTCGGTCAGCATGGGGACCAGCTTACGCGGACTTTGAACGGGACCGGCGGCCCCAGGACGCGCGTCAGTTCTTCGCGCGCTCGTACTGGTGCGGCCACATCACGTCCGCGCGCAGCTCCTTCGCGGCGCGCAGCGGCCAGTACGGATCCCTCAGGAGCTCCCGGGCCAGGATGACGACGTCCGCCTGCCCGGTGACGAGCACGTGCTCCGCCTGGAACGCGGAGCGGATCATCCCCACCGCGCCCGTCATCACGCCCGTCTCCTGGCGCACCTTCTCCGCCAGGTGCGTCTGGTAGCCCGGCCCCACCGGGATCTTCGCGGTGGCCACCACGCCCCCCGACGAGCAGTCGATGAGGTCCACGCCCTCCTTCGCCACCAGCCGCGCCAGCGCCACCGACTCCTCCGGCGTCCAGCCCCCCTCCACCCAGTCCGTCGCGGAGATGCGCATGAAGAGCGGCAACGACTCCGGCCACTTCGAGCGCACCGCGCGCGTCACCTCCAGCGCGAAGCGCGTGCGGTTCTCGAACGACCCGCCGTACCGGTCCGTCCGCGTGTTCGACAGCGGCGACAGGAACTCATGCAGCAGGTAGCCGTGCGCCGCGTGCAGCTCGATGACCTGGAACCCCGCCGCCTTCGCGCGCACCGCCGCGTCCGCGAACGCCTTCACGACGCGCGCGATGCCCGCCTCATCCAGCGCCGCGGGCACCGGATAGCCCTCCGTGAACGACTCCGTCGTGGGCCCGAACGGCGTCCAGCCCCCGTCCTCCGGAGCCACCCGCGCCCCCGCGTCCCAGGGCCGGGGCGTGGACGCCTTGCGCCCCGCGTGCGCCAGCTGCACGCCCGACGCGGCCCCATTCTGGTGCAGGAAGCGGTTGATGCGCGCCAGCTGCTCCACGTGCGCGTCCTTCCACAACCCCAGGTCCTGCGGCGAGATGCGCCCCTCCGGCTCCACGGCCGTGGCCTCCGTCAGGATGAGCCCCGCGCCGCCCACCGCGCGGCTGCCCAGGTGCACCACGTGCCACTCGTTGGCGAAGCCGTCCTCGCTCGAGTACTGGCACATGGGCGAGACCACGACACGGTTTCGCAACGTGATGTCCCGCAGCTTCAACGGGCTGAAGAGCTTGCTGCTCATGACTTGTCCTCCGGGGAAATCGAAACCTGCTGCTCCGCCAGCCCCAGCGCCGCGCGCACCTGGGCCGTGCTCCTGCCCAGCCAGTGCCGCCGGTGGTTCTCCTGCGTCGTGAGGCTGCGCGTCTCCATGCGGTCCACGTAGAGCGTGCCGTCCAGGTGATCCACCTCATGCTGGAGGATGCGCGCGTACCAGCCCCGCGCCGACACCGTCACCGGCTTCCCGTGCTCGTCCAGCGCCTCCACCCGCACGCCGCGTGCCCGGGACACCAGCGCCGCGAGCCCGTTCACGCTCAGACACCCTTCGTGGAACTCCATCGGCGTGGGGTCCTCCACCACCAGCCGCGGGTTGATCAACACGTGGAAGCCCACCGGC
It encodes the following:
- a CDS encoding MBL fold metallo-hydrolase, whose translation is MLTEVQAGPYTVRGVSVGGVYTSLLVPELGVLLDAGIPIRSFAGTDRIFLSHGHADHASALGSLLGIRALVGKGPPFVYLPAEIEAPVQEALAALGRLHRMKSDIRTVPLRPGDTVKVQQDLWVRAFRTHHPVPSLGYQFLRRVAKLKAEYRELPPAEIGRRRQAGEPLFDEVERLELAYCTDTLSNVLERQPSLFDSRVLILECTFIDSERTVRDAQERAHIHLEEIAAMADRFQNEALVLMHFSQAYSPAQVHATLQARLPASLLERVRVFAPDSGRWFG
- a CDS encoding FAD-dependent monooxygenase; translation: MTPPLVAPPSSRHVLIAGAGIGGLTLACALQRAGVRATVFERAEALRQVGAGIIVQMNAALALRRIGLCDAVVAEGERPEQTLILDLAGRRISRVDVRSLQQELDAPMVAIHRARLQAVLRAHAGPEDAVRLGVSVTGFQDAEGHVTVSLSDGTTVSGDVLVGADGLRSVVRSGLRGDEPTRYSGYTSWRGVCPGAEWVTAGQMIETWGPGARFGIVPIGHGEVYWYATLNAPAGAEDAPGQTLAVLQERFAGWHAPIARLLAATPPERVLRTDIHDRPPLAHWSRGRVTLLGDAAHPMTPNLGQGGCQAIEDGVVLAECLTAPGSVEDALRAYEAIRVKRANAMVVRSHQVGRMAQWESTAARFVRDALFRRVPESAAKNQLRQLVAPLR
- a CDS encoding NADH:flavin oxidoreductase/NADH oxidase; the encoded protein is MSSKLFSPLKLRDITLRNRVVVSPMCQYSSEDGFANEWHVVHLGSRAVGGAGLILTEATAVEPEGRISPQDLGLWKDAHVEQLARINRFLHQNGAASGVQLAHAGRKASTPRPWDAGARVAPEDGGWTPFGPTTESFTEGYPVPAALDEAGIARVVKAFADAAVRAKAAGFQVIELHAAHGYLLHEFLSPLSNTRTDRYGGSFENRTRFALEVTRAVRSKWPESLPLFMRISATDWVEGGWTPEESVALARLVAKEGVDLIDCSSGGVVATAKIPVGPGYQTHLAEKVRQETGVMTGAVGMIRSAFQAEHVLVTGQADVVILARELLRDPYWPLRAAKELRADVMWPHQYERAKN
- the def gene encoding peptide deformylase codes for the protein MVLKIVQAGEPVLRQRARELTPEEIGGEATRQLIALMRDTMRDAPGVGLAAPQVGVGVRLVVIEDRAEYQAGASAADLASRERAPVGFHVLINPRLVVEDPTPMEFHEGCLSVNGLAALVSRARGVRVEALDEHGKPVTVSARGWYARILQHEVDHLDGTLYVDRMETRSLTTQENHRRHWLGRSTAQVRAALGLAEQQVSISPEDKS
- a CDS encoding alpha/beta fold hydrolase, with product MPFATKSGRRIHYEVQGRGPPLLLLHGLLQLGSHWALKGYLPALTEAYTVVTFDSLGHGRSEAPHDLEAYRLRHRVEDVLSVLDTLSIGRAQAWGYSMGGWTLCGLAAAAPERLTSYVVGGWDPVVGLPIAYAALAKQLKSSEEVDWFHVLLMGARRAPELAEAIDAGDLEALRLCLRACEDSAGQDEALVRSGRPGLLYCGEKDPYHDAMKGVAERAGAAFATIEHADHGGAWAKAPKVLPHVLPFLASTASK
- a CDS encoding DUF4139 domain-containing protein; translated protein: MRTSILLPLVKVTVLEDRALIERTGEVTLPPGPCRLAVDGLPAVAVDRSLQAKLSGGVVTQASLRRSMRAVLPEALREHATELARRAFEREQELERAQAEVGRLETRRDLLEAARTEVFRAISERTGAGEADPTRWKEQLETLRKEQAATDDTLWQARRSAARLQRQHEQETREVLARTAPAEPTVDVRAELDVSHATGGPVTLTLTYLVPCAAWRPAYRAALSLADEGSTVALECEAVVWQNTGEAWKDVTLAFSTARPTLGATPPRLEEDWLSLRDKTAREKQVVEVSVREESIQTTGEAGTSKAADALPGMDDGGAPVTLSTPHKVTVPSDGEAHRVALFAFTAPATSELVACPEQSPLVHRVARFANTGPTVLMAGPVDLVRSKGYVGRAQLKFAGRGERVKLGFGSEDSLRVSRQAESSEEVARITSRRTNTERVKLFVSNMGAMPANLVVEERMPVSEVEAVEVALLKDATKPAPTKVSDDGIVRFELNVPPRSRQTVSFGFTVARSGKVSGL